A DNA window from Citrobacter tructae contains the following coding sequences:
- the cspE gene encoding RNA chaperone/antiterminator CspA has protein sequence MSNKMTGLVKWFNSEKGFGFITPQDGSKDVFVHFSAIQSNDYKTLDEGQKVEFSVENGAKGPSAVNVIAL, from the coding sequence ATGTCTAACAAAATGACTGGTTTAGTAAAATGGTTTAACTCTGAGAAAGGCTTCGGCTTTATTACCCCTCAGGACGGTAGCAAGGATGTGTTCGTGCATTTTTCAGCTATCCAGAGCAATGATTATAAAACCTTAGACGAAGGTCAAAAAGTAGAGTTCTCTGTTGAGAACGGTGCTAAAGGCCCGTCTGCTGTTAACGTTATCGCGCTGTAA